The following coding sequences are from one Enterococcus sp. 4G2_DIV0659 window:
- a CDS encoding polysaccharide lyase 8 family protein, translated as MYESDFTKQLGQWQDTIGNANKTIGNNGLTIANTKQGTNLESVSLNKDAGLKSSGDLEYTFLYEGQTNFGVVFRGDVQDAKKWQSFAYTRDGQWQLGQPGGKWITTITGAKLISGQQYKLMIRYEGKSIKAFLNDQLLYENNEVIYPNTSASIDGDWEGYVGIRLFGNLSKLNVLSMRSGAVGSIPVENAESDYAKLKEKWKNQLVSDQYDETNAPLVTYVQNLSKEAEQLFQTLNKDPNRTYLWPLEQGNTPSADLTTQFTKLQKLALAYGTKGSLFYHDPQIAAAIEDGLDFMVTKKGYDGKKYHGNWWDWQIGVPQKFVSILMILGDTLPQAKQQQYTTAISGYVPDPFKQLYTKTQGTFVDLAFIPNFVTSGANRTDLAQTVLALGILQENEGKISQASSSIVDVFKLVTKGDGFYQDGSFIQHNNIPYTGSYGNVLMKGVGQILAITKDSKFEMAPDIVHSFVESVDRAFIPLIYQGEMMPLVNGRSISRAPAKTKVGYGSTTLYNLLIVSKFAPAEYQQKFKEAAKHWMKENPAYYLTNARDYNDLQMTMTLLDDASIIGDTLPFVGTKMYASMDRFVQRTPNYMFGLSMYSSRTSSFEAGNKENKRGWHTADGMMYLYNDDEVQFNSAYWPTIDPYRLPGTTVDTVPLKDEVSAFTTVTSKEKWVGGAALDNQAIVGMALNKAGTKNNGTLLPMNLQGKKSWFIIDGQIVALGAGIKGNTTASIETIVDNRLLNDQYTYQVLSNNGLIQQENERSNKEWLLLQSDHQNANIGYYFPENATVDVTSEVRQGSYTQINEAFPSNDIYTGNYRKFVINHGQNPTDETYAYVTLPGIDEAGLKAYAAEKPVTILENSSAIQAIELKKANYLGVNMWKDTGGSIAGISSNKAISLLKKTSEGKKTYVLSDPTQSNVVMTVKLPKDFTKILTMSEGITYDETTEMFTLRFENTGGSSKQIVVE; from the coding sequence ATGTATGAATCTGATTTTACGAAGCAATTAGGCCAGTGGCAAGATACTATAGGGAATGCCAATAAAACCATTGGTAATAACGGATTAACAATTGCCAATACCAAACAAGGAACAAATCTAGAATCTGTTTCCCTAAATAAAGATGCTGGCCTAAAAAGCTCAGGTGATCTTGAATATACGTTTTTATATGAAGGGCAAACCAATTTTGGCGTGGTCTTTCGCGGGGATGTACAAGACGCAAAAAAATGGCAGTCTTTTGCCTATACTCGTGATGGGCAATGGCAATTAGGACAACCTGGAGGCAAGTGGATTACAACGATCACTGGGGCAAAACTAATTTCAGGTCAGCAATACAAATTAATGATTCGATATGAAGGAAAAAGCATCAAAGCCTTTTTAAATGATCAATTGCTCTATGAAAATAATGAAGTGATTTATCCTAACACCTCTGCGTCTATCGATGGCGATTGGGAAGGCTATGTAGGAATTCGTCTTTTTGGAAATCTCTCAAAATTAAACGTTCTTTCTATGCGTAGTGGTGCAGTCGGAAGTATTCCTGTTGAAAATGCTGAGAGTGACTATGCAAAATTAAAAGAAAAATGGAAAAACCAATTAGTATCCGACCAATATGATGAAACGAACGCACCACTTGTTACTTACGTACAAAACCTTTCAAAAGAAGCAGAACAATTATTTCAAACGTTAAATAAAGACCCAAATCGAACCTATCTTTGGCCGTTGGAACAAGGAAATACGCCGTCCGCGGACCTAACGACACAATTTACAAAATTACAGAAATTAGCATTAGCATATGGCACAAAGGGCAGTCTGTTTTATCATGATCCTCAGATTGCTGCAGCAATTGAAGACGGACTGGATTTTATGGTCACTAAAAAAGGATATGATGGGAAGAAATATCATGGCAATTGGTGGGATTGGCAGATCGGTGTACCGCAAAAATTTGTCAGTATTCTAATGATTCTTGGTGATACCCTCCCTCAAGCGAAACAACAACAATACACAACCGCAATCAGCGGCTATGTGCCTGATCCTTTTAAACAACTGTATACGAAAACTCAAGGAACATTTGTTGATTTAGCTTTTATTCCTAATTTTGTGACATCAGGAGCAAATCGGACAGACTTAGCTCAAACTGTTTTAGCTTTGGGGATTTTACAAGAAAATGAAGGGAAAATCAGTCAAGCATCCAGTAGTATCGTTGATGTTTTTAAATTAGTGACTAAAGGGGACGGCTTTTACCAAGATGGTTCCTTTATCCAACACAACAATATTCCCTATACAGGTTCGTATGGGAATGTCTTAATGAAAGGTGTCGGCCAAATTTTAGCCATCACAAAAGATTCTAAATTTGAAATGGCACCAGATATTGTGCACTCGTTTGTTGAAAGTGTGGATCGAGCGTTTATCCCATTAATTTATCAAGGTGAGATGATGCCGCTTGTTAATGGACGCTCCATCTCAAGAGCACCAGCGAAAACCAAGGTGGGGTATGGTTCCACTACATTATACAATTTACTTATTGTTTCTAAGTTTGCACCAGCAGAATACCAGCAGAAATTTAAAGAAGCAGCGAAGCATTGGATGAAAGAAAATCCAGCCTATTATTTAACCAATGCCAGAGATTATAATGACTTACAAATGACCATGACTTTATTAGACGACGCTTCAATTATTGGGGATACCTTACCTTTTGTTGGCACAAAAATGTATGCTTCAATGGATCGTTTTGTCCAAAGAACACCGAATTATATGTTCGGACTAAGCATGTACTCTAGTAGAACGTCTTCATTTGAAGCTGGAAACAAAGAAAACAAACGTGGCTGGCATACGGCTGATGGGATGATGTATCTATACAATGATGATGAAGTTCAGTTCAACTCAGCTTACTGGCCAACGATCGATCCGTATCGGTTACCAGGTACGACAGTGGATACAGTCCCTTTGAAAGATGAAGTATCTGCTTTTACAACCGTCACATCGAAAGAAAAATGGGTTGGCGGTGCAGCTTTGGATAATCAAGCTATCGTAGGGATGGCGCTGAATAAAGCTGGTACCAAAAATAATGGCACGCTACTTCCGATGAACCTTCAAGGGAAAAAATCATGGTTTATAATAGATGGTCAAATCGTTGCCTTAGGAGCTGGGATTAAAGGGAACACGACCGCTTCAATTGAAACGATTGTTGATAACCGCTTGTTAAATGATCAGTATACCTATCAAGTATTGTCAAACAATGGGCTGATTCAGCAAGAAAATGAGCGTAGTAATAAAGAATGGCTACTATTACAATCAGACCATCAAAATGCAAACATCGGGTACTACTTCCCAGAAAACGCAACAGTTGATGTAACTAGTGAAGTTCGCCAAGGAAGCTATACACAAATTAATGAAGCTTTTCCGAGTAACGATATCTACACAGGAAATTACCGGAAGTTTGTGATTAATCACGGGCAAAATCCTACAGATGAAACCTATGCCTATGTGACACTACCAGGGATTGATGAAGCTGGATTGAAAGCATACGCAGCAGAAAAACCAGTGACTATTTTAGAAAACTCCTCAGCTATTCAAGCGATTGAATTGAAAAAAGCCAACTATCTGGGGGTAAATATGTGGAAAGACACTGGCGGCAGCATTGCGGGGATATCATCGAATAAAGCTATTTCTCTGCTTAAAAAGACCAGTGAAGGAAAGAAAACTTATGTACTATCAGATCCAACCCAATCAAATGTTGTAATGACAGTCAAATTACCGAAGGATTTCACTAAGATTTTGACGATGAGTGAAGGGATCACTTATGATGAAACCACAGAAATGTTTACACTCCGTTTTGAAAATACAGGGGGAAGTAGTAAACAGATTGTTGTAGAGTAA
- a CDS encoding gluconate 5-dehydrogenase, with the protein MEFNTNMFRLDGKVALVTGAIHGIGFEIAKSLSIAGATIVFNNLSQESVDKGLVLYREAGIKAVGYACDVTDEQAVQAMVQRIKEEVGSIDILVNNAGIIKRIPMLEMSADDFRQVVDVDLNAPFIMAKAVIPDMIEKGGGKIINICSMMSELGRETVSAYAAAKGGLKMLTKNIASEYGQYNIQCNGIGPGYIATPQTAPLRERQADGERHPFDQFIVGRTPAARWGNPVDLAGPAVFLASSASDFVNGHILYVDGGILAYIGKQP; encoded by the coding sequence ATGGAGTTCAATACGAATATGTTTCGATTAGACGGAAAAGTCGCTTTGGTCACAGGTGCAATACACGGTATTGGTTTTGAAATTGCCAAGTCACTATCTATCGCCGGTGCAACGATTGTTTTTAATAATTTGTCACAAGAATCTGTCGATAAAGGGTTGGTTCTTTATCGAGAAGCAGGAATTAAAGCAGTTGGTTATGCCTGTGATGTAACGGATGAACAGGCGGTTCAAGCAATGGTTCAGCGAATCAAAGAAGAGGTTGGTTCGATTGATATTTTGGTCAATAATGCTGGAATCATCAAACGTATTCCGATGCTGGAAATGTCAGCAGACGATTTTAGACAAGTTGTTGATGTCGATTTAAATGCACCTTTTATTATGGCTAAAGCGGTTATTCCAGACATGATCGAAAAAGGTGGCGGCAAAATCATCAATATTTGCTCAATGATGAGTGAATTAGGACGAGAAACCGTTAGTGCCTACGCTGCTGCTAAAGGCGGATTAAAAATGTTGACGAAAAATATTGCGTCAGAATATGGGCAATACAATATTCAATGTAATGGGATTGGACCTGGTTACATTGCTACGCCACAAACAGCCCCGTTAAGAGAAAGACAAGCAGATGGAGAACGGCATCCTTTCGATCAATTTATCGTTGGTCGAACACCTGCGGCGCGTTGGGGGAATCCAGTCGATTTAGCAGGTCCGGCCGTTTTCTTAGCTTCAAGCGCATCTGATTTTGTTAATGGACATATATTATATGTGGATGGCGGTATTCTAGCTTATATTGGAAAACAACCGTAA
- the kduI gene encoding 5-dehydro-4-deoxy-D-glucuronate isomerase: MQKMENRYTHSPEDIRHYSTEELRREFLVEKVFAPGEISLTYTHNDRMIFGGVTPTTEPLEIVLTKELGVDYFLERRELGVINIGGAGSITIDGKTEAMKKQDGYYIGKETKQVVFQSDDPKNPAKFYVNSVPAHHKYPNVKISIDQIKPMETGEALSLNKRRIYQYIHPNVCESCQLQMGYTVLEPGSSWNTMPCHTHERRMEAYLYFDYVNEDTRVFHMMGKPDETKHLVVDNEQAIISPSWSIHSGVGTGDYTFIWSMCGENITYTDMDMVPMSQLK; the protein is encoded by the coding sequence ATGCAAAAGATGGAAAATAGATATACCCATAGTCCGGAAGATATCCGTCACTATTCAACAGAAGAGTTACGTAGAGAATTTTTAGTAGAAAAAGTATTTGCACCCGGCGAAATCAGTTTGACTTATACGCACAATGACCGCATGATTTTTGGTGGCGTGACCCCGACAACTGAGCCACTAGAAATTGTATTGACGAAAGAATTAGGCGTGGATTATTTCTTAGAACGCAGAGAATTAGGCGTGATTAATATCGGTGGTGCTGGCTCCATTACAATTGATGGAAAAACAGAAGCGATGAAAAAACAAGATGGTTATTATATTGGAAAAGAAACGAAGCAGGTTGTTTTCCAATCAGATGATCCGAAAAATCCGGCAAAATTCTATGTGAATAGTGTTCCCGCACATCATAAATATCCGAATGTGAAAATCAGTATCGATCAGATTAAACCCATGGAAACAGGGGAAGCTTTGTCATTGAATAAACGTAGAATCTATCAATACATTCATCCCAATGTATGCGAAAGCTGCCAACTTCAAATGGGCTATACTGTGTTAGAACCAGGCAGTTCATGGAATACGATGCCTTGTCACACGCATGAGCGCCGGATGGAAGCGTACCTTTATTTTGATTATGTCAATGAAGACACTCGTGTATTTCATATGATGGGAAAACCGGATGAAACAAAACATTTAGTTGTCGACAATGAACAGGCGATTATTTCACCAAGTTGGTCGATTCATTCTGGGGTGGGAACAGGTGATTACACCTTTATTTGGTCAATGTGTGGTGAAAATATCACGTATACAGATATGGATATGGTTCCAATGAGCCAATTAAAATAG
- a CDS encoding sugar kinase: MGKVVTLGEIMLRLSTQTGDRLAQSHSLNVHYGGGEANVGISLANYGHDVMFASKVPDSSLGEAARKHLSRYQVDTRFLLTGGSRLGLYYLETGVGERGASVVYDRAGSSFAQMEEIEWDVAELFREVDLFHVSGITPALSEKWQTMTLELIKQAKKAGCLVSFDSNYRSKLWDQHEAGAVLQKLLPYVDYCSAGKLDGIHLLGITPFQKEQENDSAFYYEEMQRMFPNVRGFYATKREVYSASVNHLVGTLWLDGQYYESAVHEIDPIVDRVGGGDAFAGGILHGLLEQLPPQKIVNFATAASALKHTVYGDCNQFNTKEVEAFLTADSGKIIR, translated from the coding sequence ATGGGAAAAGTTGTTACTTTAGGAGAAATCATGTTGCGCTTATCTACTCAAACGGGAGATCGCCTAGCTCAAAGTCATTCTTTAAATGTTCATTATGGCGGCGGAGAAGCAAATGTTGGGATTTCGTTAGCGAATTATGGGCATGACGTTATGTTTGCCAGTAAAGTACCAGATAGTTCTTTAGGAGAAGCGGCTCGAAAACACTTAAGCCGTTACCAAGTAGACACTCGTTTCTTGCTTACAGGGGGCTCAAGATTAGGGCTTTACTATTTGGAAACAGGTGTAGGTGAGCGTGGTGCGTCGGTTGTTTATGATCGAGCAGGATCGAGTTTTGCACAAATGGAAGAGATTGAATGGGATGTGGCTGAATTGTTCCGAGAGGTTGATCTTTTTCATGTCTCAGGGATTACACCTGCGTTATCTGAAAAATGGCAAACGATGACGCTTGAGCTAATAAAGCAAGCAAAAAAAGCAGGTTGTCTGGTTAGTTTTGATAGTAATTATCGTAGTAAATTATGGGACCAACATGAAGCAGGTGCTGTGTTACAAAAACTGTTACCGTATGTAGATTACTGTTCAGCAGGAAAATTAGACGGAATACATTTATTAGGAATCACTCCTTTTCAAAAAGAGCAAGAAAATGACAGTGCTTTTTATTATGAAGAAATGCAGCGTATGTTTCCCAATGTACGAGGGTTTTATGCAACTAAAAGAGAAGTGTACTCCGCAAGTGTGAATCATTTGGTCGGAACCTTGTGGCTTGATGGTCAATACTATGAATCAGCCGTTCATGAAATTGATCCAATTGTTGATCGAGTGGGTGGAGGCGATGCGTTTGCTGGTGGGATTTTACATGGTTTATTAGAACAATTACCACCTCAAAAAATAGTTAATTTTGCTACTGCTGCATCTGCACTTAAACATACGGTTTACGGTGATTGCAATCAGTTTAATACAAAAGAAGTCGAGGCATTTCTTACAGCCGACTCAGGAAAAATAATACGTTAA